The genomic stretch AACCCAACGTTACGAATTAGACGCCGTGGCTGTAAAATACGGTAAAGGTGCAAGTAAAGATAAACAAGCCTTAATGACTAGCCAAGGCTGGCACGTATTAGATCGCACTAATACTGCGTATCCGTCTCCAGCACTTCGTCATGCAATGGGAACGTACTATGCACCTTGTGCAACAATCGTTGATGTGGCTATTGATATGGGCTCTGGCGCAACGAATGTTATTCGCACTCAATCTTGGGTTGATGCTGGTCAAGTAATTGTTAAAGAGCTTGTTGAGGGGCAATTAGAAGGCGGTATCGCAATGGGTATCGGTCATGCACTTTATGAAATCTTACCAAATGGTGAAGAAGGTCCAGGTAATGGTACATGGAACCTTAACCGCTACCAAGTAAGCCGTGCAAACAATGTTGGTGTTTGGGAAATGAATAGTATTCTTGTCCCACCAGTGGGTAAGAATGATCAACATAAAGGAATTGCCGAAGTCGTGATGATTCCTGTTATTCCTGCCATTATTGAAGCGATTTACCAAGCAACTGGCACCCGTTTTTACCACACTCCTGTAACTCCTGCTGATATGAGAGAGGCCCTACAATGATTACTGTATCAATGACAATTAACAATAAAAAAGTAGGTCCAATTGAAGTACCTGCAAGTTTAAAAATGATTGAATTTTTGCATGAATATCTTTCGCTTACTGGCACAAAATTTGGTTGCGGTGCGGGAATTTGTCATGCTTGTACCATTATTGTCGATGAAAAAGATGGCACATCACACACAATGCGAACTTGTATTAATGGTGTGGGTGACTTTAACGGTAAAGTACTTCGAACAATTGAAGGTCATGCAAAACGTAACGCACTTGGACAAATTACAGCATTAAGCCCAGTGCAAGAAACTTTTATTAAACACTTTTCCTTCCAATGCGGTTGGTGTACTTCAGGCTTTGTCAATGAAGCAACCGTATTAGTGGAAGATCTTAAGAAAAATCCGATCGAAAAAGATCAAATTGAAGCACGCATTGAAGATGCGTTAAAAGATCATATTTGCCGCTGTACTGGTTATCGCAAATATTATGTTGGTCTGCGTGATTTAATTCTTTCACAGGGGGGATTAGTAAAATGAAAAAAATCTTAACGCTTAGCATGCTTGGGCTTGCCAGTGTGAGTGCATTTGCACAACCTTCGCCGCAAGCAAATGATAAAAATGAAAATCTCGCACTTATTGCGCGTGGGGCTTACCTTTCAGCAGCTGGTGACTGTGAAGGTTGTCATACCATTCCGACAGGACAAACTTATGGTGGCGGTCGAGCATTCCCTACACCTTTCGGTACTATTTACTCAACCAATATCAGTAGTGACAAAACTTACGGCATCGGTAATTATACTTACCAAGAATTTGTGGATGCCGTCCAAAAAGGCGTTTCACCGCATGGTAATCTTTATCCTGCAATGCCATATGCATCGTACCAAAAAATTAGTCCAGCAGATATGAAAGCACTTTATGCTTATTTTATGCAGACGAAACCAGCCACTCAAAAAAACCGTGAAAATGATGTCATGTTTCCAGCAAACATTCGCTTCGGTTTAAAATTTTGGAACTGGCTTGAAGTGAAAGATTCACCATTTAAAGTAACGCCTGGTAAATCAGAGACGTGGAATCGTGGTAAATATTTGGTAGAAGGCTTAGGACACTGTGGCGAATGTCATACTCCACGTAATTTCCTAATGGGTTCTGAAACCAATAAAGCATTGCAAGGTAATGTTATTGATGGTGTGAATGCGCCAAATATTACCGCACAACGCTTAAAAGAAGAAGGTTGGGACGCAAAACAACTGACTGATTTCCTCGCAACAGGAAAATCAGCGAAAGGAACTGCTTTTGGTGAAATGTTTATTGTTGAAAAACACAGCCTAACCCAGCTTAGCAAGGCAGATATTGATGCGATGGTCACTTATCTACTTGATGGTGATACAACAATTCGTAATCGCAAAATTCCGCTTACCTTTACCGCTGCCCAGCAAGCAATGCCAGGCTATGGCACCTATATGGCAAAATGTTCTGGTTGTCATGGTAACCGTGGTGAGGGAATCCCAAATCTTGCACCGCCACTACAAGGCAACGCAACGCTTGCGAATCCAAATATCTATAACACGGTTGAAGTGATTATGAATGGCATCAATGCCCAACGCTATAATCGTAATCAAGCTTACTATGCAATGCCAAGCTATCCGAAAATGGATAGTAAAACTATGGCAGATTTAATCACATTCTTGCATCAGGCAATGACGGATCAAACGAGTACAGTTACTCAACAACAAGTCGAAAGCGTCATGCAAAAAGTAAATAAATCTTAATAAATGACGCCCCAATTTCCGTAAAAATTTATGAAAATTGGGGCGTGTTCTTATGTTTTATGCCAATTGGCGCAATTTTTGAATCAAATCATAGTTCGCAGGGGGAAAACTTCCTGCATCCAGATCCTGCTGATTTACCCACATTCCAACTTGCCCCTCACGCCCAAAAGGCTCATTCACCCATTCATCGACTAAATAAAAATAAAACTCAATAATTTTATGCGGATAGTCATAAACAAATTGCTCAAAAAGCTCGGCTTTTAAAACTTGAATACCAATTTCTTCTTCTAATTCTCGATCTAAAGCCTGACGTGGTGTTTCGTCATTTTTTACCTTACCGCCTGGAAATTCTAAGGCTTGTGCAAAATCTTTGCCTTCTAAACGTTCGGTAAGATAAATTTGTCCAAGTGCATTACGGATAATCCCTGCCGCAACCTGCACACGTGGCTTGTCTGCCATTTTTTTACTCCTAAAAAGAAAAAGCGGTAAACAAATAGATTTACCGCTTTATTTGTTATTAATTAATCAAATTTTCTCGCTCGGTTTCCATGACAATGTTTATATTTTTTGCCACTTCCACACGGACAAGGTTCATTACGCCCAATCTTATGATCAGACTCATCTAAAGGCATTTCCTCACCATTTGTTTGATAATGAGTAGCTTGGCTGTCTGCTTCCGCTTGACGAGCAGCCTCTGCGGCACGTACTTCATCTTCCGTTCTTACTTGAACACGGCTTAATGTGCTGATAACACTTAATTTTAA from Actinobacillus delphinicola encodes the following:
- a CDS encoding (2Fe-2S)-binding protein; the encoded protein is MITVSMTINNKKVGPIEVPASLKMIEFLHEYLSLTGTKFGCGAGICHACTIIVDEKDGTSHTMRTCINGVGDFNGKVLRTIEGHAKRNALGQITALSPVQETFIKHFSFQCGWCTSGFVNEATVLVEDLKKNPIEKDQIEARIEDALKDHICRCTGYRKYYVGLRDLILSQGGLVK
- a CDS encoding cytochrome c is translated as MKKILTLSMLGLASVSAFAQPSPQANDKNENLALIARGAYLSAAGDCEGCHTIPTGQTYGGGRAFPTPFGTIYSTNISSDKTYGIGNYTYQEFVDAVQKGVSPHGNLYPAMPYASYQKISPADMKALYAYFMQTKPATQKNRENDVMFPANIRFGLKFWNWLEVKDSPFKVTPGKSETWNRGKYLVEGLGHCGECHTPRNFLMGSETNKALQGNVIDGVNAPNITAQRLKEEGWDAKQLTDFLATGKSAKGTAFGEMFIVEKHSLTQLSKADIDAMVTYLLDGDTTIRNRKIPLTFTAAQQAMPGYGTYMAKCSGCHGNRGEGIPNLAPPLQGNATLANPNIYNTVEVIMNGINAQRYNRNQAYYAMPSYPKMDSKTMADLITFLHQAMTDQTSTVTQQQVESVMQKVNKS
- the mutT gene encoding 8-oxo-dGTP diphosphatase MutT; this translates as MADKPRVQVAAGIIRNALGQIYLTERLEGKDFAQALEFPGGKVKNDETPRQALDRELEEEIGIQVLKAELFEQFVYDYPHKIIEFYFYLVDEWVNEPFGREGQVGMWVNQQDLDAGSFPPANYDLIQKLRQLA